The genomic interval TTTGCTCCCTCTCTCACCTGGTAGGTCTGAAAGCTCATGCTGGTGCCATATCTGCAGTACATGACGTAATGCTCGCAGTTGTACCAAAGCAGACTGTAAACCACGGAGCCCAAGAGCTTCTCGGCTCTCCGAGCGACCTCCTCACCCTCGAACGGAGACCGACTGCAAACCTTGTCCATGTGGTTGACCAGAATTTCTGCTCCATATGCAAAGTCCTCCAAGGAGTCCACCCGGACACTTGCTTTTTTTGCTATCACACCCAAAATCAGCCGGTTGTTAGTCACCATTTTCTCAATGGCCTTCTCGTCAGTGGTCAAGACCGGCAGGATATCAGGAATGAGGTGAGCCACACGGTTGTTCCCCAGATAGATTCCGAAATGCGTAAAGAGAGTTCGAGGGACCTCTAGGAGATCTCCTCTTTTGTACATGGAGGTGTCATACTGGAccactttcttcttcttttcttcagTGTCTGTGACCACAGCGATGTAAAAGAAGTTGTAGAGGAACTGTAGAGGAAACATCCTGGAGATGCGGTGAGCTTCTAGATGGTCTGACACCTGCAGGTTTTATCCCACTGGAGGCAGCCTGGGGAGGAGCTCGAGGATTACAAACCCAGAGCTATTTTCAGAATAAACTCCATAATAAGTACATCACATGCCTAATGAAACAAACAATTCATAGTTGCTCAATGACTTTCTCACGCTTTGTGGATTATATTACCTAACGTTTTCTATTTATGTAACAAATAAAGGCAATGCTCATTGTATAATGATCATATATAATTCCTTAACAATATAGAATTGTTCAAGATTCTCATTGGTTTCATAAAATCAACTCTTATGCCTGATCAGACAAACattaattaacaatatttaaGTTAAACGTACATTTTTTAATGactgaaaaatgtatgtttattgctTTCGGTAAACAACTTACAACTACGGTAGTTCACTGACTAGatgtcaataataattattttttattaattaatataattaaaaagtcttctatttatactgtatacacttaaatataaaaattctaaaaggTTTCACAGcggtgccatagaagaaccattttgggttccccaaagaaccctTCGAGGAACatcaagaaactttttttttcttatagtctgaagaacattttaataatctaaatgtcttttttccaccttttttaataaaaagaggTTCCACtggttcttcatggaaccttgtgcaatgaaaaaaagaaattaaattatattttagcctGCATTTGTGCTATAATTaggcaaaaacatttaaaacgcCATTTTCTtacttttaatttacatttatttacttgctgaaactgtacagtatgttttcaaaaaaaggtgtcataaaaatgtacaacagagTAAAATGTTTATAGGCTATATGAAggtaaaaactatgaaaaaaattaagttagCAATTCTATAATAAAGTAGTTCAAAAATAGTTCATAAGCGTTTAGATTTGAAGAGTCTGTTATCCTGCCATCCACAAGATGAAAGGAATGATAAAGGTTGGAAGTGCGGTGGACGGCGCTATTCCAAGAAAAAACATGGAAAGCATTCCGATGAAAGTGGTCAGAAGAACACTCCTCTGGTCCCGGATTACTGATTTTAAACTTTCACAGAACTGTTGAGGGAAAGAAATGGAATAGGTGAGATTCAGAGCGCTAAAACAAACCAAAAGCAATTTGTCATTCGCATCTGAGACTCTGCTGCTATGTTTTTCTGGGCGCCTATCTCTCCAAACCCACTTGCCACTGAAAGAAACCGTTGTTTCTTTTAGCACTAAAATGACCCAGATTTTCCGAAAAGCTCTCGGTCAGCCAAATGACGTGAAAATATACGCTGTCACTGGAGACTGGAGCAAGAAATTAAAGAGAGGTGGAAAAGGGAACACCCAGCACTAAACGCAATATGGCACTTCAAAAGAGCATCTCAGGGAAACTTCAATACTAACTTTTAGTAGCCTAATACTTTCTTTTAATAGCACTTTATATCTATCTGTATACATAATagctgaaaacatttttaaaaagtttattttaaggtCATTTAGGAATTCGTTTGTACATTTTCTTTGTAAACAAGTGGCCTTGtgataataaatgtatgtataatattaaaaacaaaaatacgtCGTTTTTGTCATATGGAAGATAACAAGAAACCTAAAAACGTGTGGGGGCGGGGTATGGGCGCTCGTGATAtgtgtaataaaaaatacaattaaataaataaatataaaacaagacaataatgaaaataacattattttcggcatttcagtcattttttattatactattttttttaaagaagacaatacattttattagtcACCAACTCGTTTTTAACATTATATAGCCTACTTAAGTTATTTGTTTTAAGTTAACGTTATATGCCCAGCCTATCATCTACATAAATTAATTTAGGTTACATATTAATCTGTTTAAGCCTTAAaccaagccttttttttttttttttttttttttttttttgctgaaactaATGAAAGGTCCCTTGAAGCAAAAAATCGATAAATTGGTATCATTTAATCATTAACTTCCAATCTACTATCTGGAGTATGCACGGGTCGATTGACAAGATAAACGTGCTGATGGAAGCCGACCGCGTTTAACGTTTACCTGCTCGGTCTGCAGACTGACCGCTGTCCCGTAGCGGCAGTACGTGACAAAATGTTCGCAGTTGTTCCACAGAAGACTATACGGAAAATGACCGATAAGTTTCTCGGCTCTTCTGGCGACCTCCTCAGCGGCCAGCGGCAGTCTTCTCAGGGTAGTATCCATCGTGTTGAGCAAAACAGGAGACCCGTAGGCAAAATCCTCCACAGTGTCGACCCGCACCAAAGCGTACTTGTAGAGCACACCGAGCAGCAATCTCTTGTTCGTCACAACTTTCTGGATTTGAGACTTGTTGCTCGTGAGAGCCGGTAGTATGTCAGGCATAAGGTGCGCGACTTTGTTGTCACCGAGATAAATGCCAAAATGAGTGAACAA from Carassius auratus strain Wakin chromosome 26, ASM336829v1, whole genome shotgun sequence carries:
- the lratb.2 gene encoding lecithin retinol acyltransferase b, tandem duplicate 2 yields the protein MFPLQFLYNFFYIAVVTDTEEKKKKVVQYDTSMYKRGDLLEVPRTLFTHFGIYLGNNRVAHLIPDILPVLTTDEKAIEKMVTNNRLILGVIAKKASVRVDSLEDFAYGAEILVNHMDKVCSRSPFEGEEVARRAEKLLGSVVYSLLWYNCEHYVMYCRYGTSMSFQTYQFCKVVRKIVCSKRSCLLSFLLCLFIMFYMGSVSIFGIVSTFIIPSTIWMAS
- the lratb.1 gene encoding lecithin retinol acyltransferase: MLDSLALLLEKTFLLAHFNFFSPASPKQERCAKRREDSTYFQRGDLLEVPRTLFTHFGIYLGDNKVAHLMPDILPALTSNKSQIQKVVTNKRLLLGVLYKYALVRVDTVEDFAYGSPVLLNTMDTTLRRLPLAAEEVARRAEKLIGHFPYSLLWNNCEHFVTYCRYGTAVSLQTEQFCESLKSVIRDQRSVLLTTFIGMLSMFFLGIAPSTALPTFIIPFILWMAG